One Gossypium hirsutum isolate 1008001.06 chromosome A11, Gossypium_hirsutum_v2.1, whole genome shotgun sequence genomic window carries:
- the LOC107959135 gene encoding rop guanine nucleotide exchange factor 5-like, with amino-acid sequence MGFGEGLNDRFDEKEILADRAESLLLCLKQLFPGLPQTTLDMSKIQYNKDVGKSILESYSRVLESLAVNIIARIDDMLYVDDLTNHSDQFSSLSRIGLIGQKRHSVPYSVPFLSTPYRTAFSTPNFSPAQLATPAKGDRSPFLSSSKVPQRGMGVTKVLTDYLNIDLRPKKSSNPNERIESGSTITQEASVSFECLKVSLSKLEPVPEKEP; translated from the exons ATGGGATTTGGTGAAGGACTTAATGATCGATTTGACGAAAAAGAAATACTTGCAGATCGAGCAGAGAGCCTCCTACTTTGCTTGAAGCAGCTATTCCCCGGTCTTCCCCAGACCACTTTAGATATGAGCAAAATTCAGTATAATAAG GATGTTGGAAAATCCATATTGGAGAGCTACTCGAGAGTTTTGGAAAGTCTTGCAGTCAACATTATCGCACGTATTGATGATATGCTCTATGTGGATGACTTGACCAATCATTCAGATCAATTCTCTTCACTATCCAGGATCGGACTTATTGGTCAGAAGAGGCATTCGGTTCCTTACTCTGTGCCCTTCCTCAGCACTCCTTATAGAACAGCTTTTTCAACCCCGAACTTTTCACCAGCACAGCTAGCTACCCCTGCAAAGGGTGATCGATCACCATTTCTTTCAAGCAGCAAAGTTCCTCAGCGTGGGATGGGCGTGACAAAGGTCTTGACAGATTATCTTAATATTGATTTAAGGCCGAAGAAGTCCAGTAATCCAAATGAAAGAATAGAATCAGGTTCAACCATAACTCAAGAAGCATCAGTATCTTTTGAATGTCTAAAAGTGAGCTTATCAAAACTGGAGCCAGTTCCTGAGAAAGAGCCCTAA